A stretch of DNA from Pseudonocardia hierapolitana:
ACGTGCGGGCCGACGAGGAGCACCGGTTCGTCCAGCTGACCCCACCGGGCTCGGGCTGTTCGATCCAGCTTGCGGCGGGTTACTTCGACGACATGGTGCCGGGGTCGCTGCGCGGCCTGGTCCTGGTCGTCCCGGACATCCGCGCCGCGCGCGCCGAGCTGGTGGAGCGCGGGGTGGACAACGGCGGGGTGGTCGTCACGGAGGACGGCACGTCCTTCCGGCCGGCCCGTGACGGGGACGCGCTCGACAACGTCGGCTTCGTGCACTTCAGCGACCCGGACGGCAACCAGTGGTCGCTGCAGCAGATCAGCAGCCGCGGTCCCGCAACGCACGACCTCGCCGCCACCCGGGTTCTCGACGCCCCGCTCGAGGAGGCGTGGAAGGCGTGGACCGAGCCCGAGTACGTCATGCGCTGGTGGGGGCCCACCGGCTTCACGTCGCCGCTGGCGGAGATGGACGTGCGGGAGGGCGGCACCTCGCTCGTCTGCATGCGCGCCCCAGCCGAGTACGGCGGACAGGACATGTACAACACGTGGACCTACCAGGAGGTCCGGGCTCCTGAGCGGCTCGAGTTCGTGCTCGACTTCACCGACGCGGACCGGGCGTTGCTGCCGGACGAGGCCATCCCGCCGGGCGTGCCGCGCGCGGTCCGGCACGTGGTCACCCTCCGCCCGGCCGAGGGTGGGCGCACCGAGCTGACCGTACGGGAGTTCGGCTACGGCACCCCCGACGCCCGCGACATCTCCCGGGCCGGCCTGGAGCAGTGCCTAGACAAGATGGAGGCCCTCTTCCGGCGAACGGCCGACTAGAGCCTCACGCACTGTAGGCCACTTGCCGATAATCGCCGGTGCATCACTCGATCCTGTGAAAACCCTGAAGATGATCGACTACTCAAGGGTGCGCGTTCGCCCCAAGATCTGCATGATGTGAGCTCTGTAACACTCCACCGGGTGGGATCGCTAAGCGGGAGTGGGGGCAGCGCGCAAGAACTGAGAGTCGACATTGTGAGGATTCATGGGGGAGTCGGCTGAGCAACAGGGGAGTGTTCAGGGGACGAGGGGGGTCGTCGCAGGAACATCGACCGACCGAACGGTCGTAATGGGGGGATTTGGCGGGGCCGGGTGGCCGTACCGCTCGGGGGGCTGGCGAGTTCGCCGCCTGTTGCTCGTGGGTTGGGACGCCATCGGATGGGCGATCGCGCTGACCCTGGCGTTGGCGCTGCGGTACGAGTTCGATCTCGATGCCCGCGACGTCTCGGGGATCGTGCAGCTGATCGCCGTCGCCGTCGTCGCCCAGGTCCTCATCGGGGTGGCCCTGCAGGTATACCGCGGTCGACATTGCATCGGGAGCGTCGACAACATCGTCGACACGTCGGCGGCGATCGCTCTCAGCGGTTTCGTCGTGTTCGTGGCCAACGTCGTATCGGTCGCCGAGTGGATCCCGCGATCGGTCGCGATCATCGGCACTCCGATCATGCTTTTGATCGCTGTCGGATCCCGCATCGGGGTGGGGTTGTATCGCGACCGCAGGTCACGGCCCGATCACAGCACCGCGCAACGTGTGATCATTTTCGGGGCGGGGGTCGAGGGCCAGCAGCTCTCGTGGTCGATGTTCACCGACCCGGATGCCCGTTACCTGCCGGTCGCGTTCCTCGACGACGACCCGCGACGGCGCGCACTCAGGGTGTCCGGTGTCGGCGTGCAGGGCACGAGCGCCGACGTCGCCGAGGTGGCTGCCCGTTCCCAGGCCGATCTCCTCGCGATCACGGGCCACCACGTCGACGACGTCGCGATCCGCGAGATCACGCGCGTCGCCGCGGACGCCGGCCTCGAGGTGAAGGTCGTCGCGCCGTTGGCCGAGTTGCTCAAGCCCGTGCCGGCCGCGCTGCTGATCCCGTCGCAGGCAGGCTCGGCGGGGGGCGGCGGCCGCGCGGTGACGCGCCTCCCGGCGGCGGTCGAGAGCAGGGCCAAGCGCGTCGTGGACATCACGCTCTCCCTGATCGCGTTGATCGTCTTCCTCCCGGCCTTCGTCGTCATCCCTCTGGTGCTGATGCTCACCAGCGGTGAGGTCGTCTACCGGGCGAAGCGCGTGGGGCTGGGCGGCGAGATCTTCACGATGTTCAAGTTCACGACCATGGCGCCCGGTGACGGCGGGCCACGCCTCACCCGAGCCGGCGACCCGCGCATCACACGGTTCGGCCGCTGGCTGCGCGTGACCAAGTTGAACGAGCTGCCTCAGCTCGTCAACGTGGTCAAGGGCGAGATGAGCCTCGTCGGCCCGCGTCCGGAGGATCCGCGCTACGCCGCCTACTACTCGGCCGAGCAGCGGAAGGTGCTCGCCGTGCGACCCGGCCTGGCCAGCCTCGCGTTTCTCAGGTTCGGCGACGAGGAGGCGTACATCGAGCGGATCAACCCGCCAGACATCGAGACCTACTACCTGAACGAGCTCCTGCCGGAGAAGCTCGCCATCGAGCTCCGGTACGTCAGGAACTGGACGTTGCGAGGTGACTTCCGGATCCTCGCACGCACCCTGACAGGGCTCCTCAGGTGACGGCGGAGCCGGACACCCACCAGGTGGCTGCCACGGCCGACGTCGCCGGCACCGCGCGAATCGGCCCCGGCACCCGTATCTGGCACCTGGCCCAGGTCGAGGACGGTGCGAGCCTCGGTCGTTCGTGCACCGTCGGGCGGGGGGCCTGCATCGGTCCCGGCGTCACGATCGGCGACCACGTCAAGATCCAGAACTACGCGCTCGTGTACGCGCCGGCATCGCTCGGGCACGGGGTCTTCGTCGGGCCGGCGGCTGTGCTGACCAACGATCTCCACCCGCGCGCGGTCGACAGCGCCGGCCGGCTCAAGTCCGGCGACGACTGGACGCCCGTCGGTGTGGCCGTGCGCGAGGGCGCGTCGCTCGGTGCCCGCTCCGTCTGCGTCGCGCCCGTCGTCATCGGACGGTGGGCGATGGTCGGTGCCGGCGCCGTCGTCGTGTCGGATGTCCCCGATTTCGCGCTTGTCGTCGGGGTGCCGGCGCGCCGGATCGGGTGGGTCGGGCGGGCGGGCGTGCCGTTGCGGCAGGGGGACGACGGTCTGTGGAGCTGTCCGCAGACCGGAGAGCGTTACCACGAAGTGGACGGTAACTTGGATGACTTCCGCACCTGAGAAGATCGGGATCGAGCCGATCCCGGCGAGTGGCCTCCAGCTCGGCGACGGTGAGCGGGCGGCGATCGAACGGGTTCTCGCATCGGGGATGCTGGCCCAGGGCCCGGAGGTCGCGGCGTTCGAGGCGGAGTTCGCCGAGCACGTGGCCGGGCGACCTTGTGTCGCGGTGAGCTCCGGCACGAGCGCGCTCCTGCTCGGATTGCTCGCGCTCGGCATCGGACCGGGCGACGAGGTCGTCGTGCCGTCGTTCAGTTTCGCCGCCACCGCGAACACCGTCGTTCTGGCCGGGGCGCGCCCGGTGTTCGTCGACATCGAGCCGCGCCACTTCGATCTCGATCCCGATGCCGTGCGCGCGGCGATCACCGAGCGGACGGCGGCGATCGTCGCCGTGCACCTCTACGGCCACCCCGCCGCGATGGCGCTGCTCACCGAGATCGCGGACGCCCATGGGCTCGCCATCGTGGAGGACGCGGCTCAAGCGCATCTCGCCCGGCTGGCGGGCCGGCCGGTGGGCACCTTCGGACCGGTTGCGGCCTTCAGCTTCTACCCGACCAAGAACATGACCACCGGCGAGGGCGGCATGGTGGTGTGCGCGGACGACGCCACGGCGCGGCGCGTCCGGCTCCTCCGCAACCAGGGCATGGAGAAGCGGTACGCCAACGAAGTGGTCGGTTACAACGCCCGCATGACGGACCTCCAGGCGGCGATCGGTCGGGTGCAGCTGAGCCGTCTTCCGGAATGGACGAACACCCGGCGGCGCAATGCGGCGTTCCTGACCGAGGCCCTCGGCGCGGTGGCGGCACGCTCGGGTCTCGTGCTGCCCTCGGTCGCACCTGCGGCGGAGCCGGTGTGGCACCAGTACACCGTCCGTGCGCCACGCCGCGACGACGTCGTGGCGCGGCTGTCGGAACTCGGCGTGCCGACCGGGGTCTACTACCCGACCCCGATCCACCGGCTCCCGGCCTACGACCTCGATCTCGACCTACCCCGAACGGCTGAGGCGGCCAGGCAGGTCCTTTCCCTGCCGGTCCACCCCAACCTGTCGGCGGCGCAACTCGACCACATCATCGACGCGGTGGAGAGGGCGGTGTCCTCGTGAACGGCATCCTGCGCGCGGGGCTTGTCGGCCTCGGTCATATGGGCCGCCATCACGTGCGTGTGCTCCGGAGCCTGCCGGGCGTCGAGTTCGTCGCGGCGGTCGACGCGCGCGAGGACGTGCGGCAGCGTGGCGCCGCGACCGGTCTCGAGGTGGTGGAGTCGGTATCGGAGCTCGTCCGGCGGGGGATCGACCTGTGTGTGGTGTCCTCACCGACCGGCACCCACGAGGAGATCGCGCTCGAGCTCGCCGAGGCCGGCGTCGCCACGCTCATCGAGAAGCCCGTCTCGCACAGCTCGAAGTCGGCGCAGAAGATCCTCGAGGCCTTCCAGCGGTCCGGAGTGGTCGGCTGCGTCGGGCACATCGAGCGGTACAACCCGGCCCTGCAGCAGATGCGCCTACGGCTCGACCACGGAGAGCTCGGCGAGCTCTACCAGGTTTTCACCCGGCGCCAGGGACCCTTCCCCGCGCGCATCGCCGACTCCGGTGTGATCATGGACCTGGCCAGTCACGACATCGACCTGACGGCGTGGGTGACCCGATCGTCGTACCGTTCGATCGCGGCGCGCACCGCTCACCGGAGCGGGCGCGAGCACGAGGACCTCGTGAGCACCGTCGCCGAGCTGGAGAACGGCGTGGTGGTGACGCACCTGGTCAATTGGCTGTCGCCGCTCAAAGAACGGGTGACGACCGTGACGGGCGAGCGCGGGTGCTTCACCGCCGACACGGTCACGGCCGACCTGACCTTCTTCAAGAACGGGTCCGAGCCGGTGCAGTGGGACCGGGTGGCGTCCTTCCGCGGGGTGACCGAGGGCGACATGATCAGGTACGCGATCCCCAAACCTGAACCGCTGTCCACGGAACTGTCGAACTTCGTGGCAGCCGTCCGTGGTGAGGCCGCGGAGGTCGTATCCCTGGAGGAGGGGCTCGTCACCGTGCGGGTGGCCGAGCTGATGCGCGAGTCCGCCAGGGCGGGCCGCACCGTCGAGGTCGTCCTGTGAGAGTCACCGTCGTGGGCCTGGGCAAGATCGGGCTCCCGCTCGCCGTGCAGTTCGCCGGACGGGGCCATCACACCGTCGGGGCGGACATCGACGAGTCCGTGATCCGGGCCGTCGAGGACGCGCGACCCCCCTTCCCCAACGAGGCCGATCTCGACGAGCGACTCGCCAAGGTCGTCGCGGACGGGTTTCTCGAGGCGACGACGGACACCGCCGCCGCGGTCGCGGCCGGCGAGGTCGTCGTCGTGGTGGTCCCGTTGTACGTCGATGCCCGTGGGGAGCCGGAGTTCTCCGCGATCGACGCGGCAACCCGGGACATCGGCCGTGGCCTGCGGCCGGGCACGCTGGTCACGTACGAGACGACACTCCCGGTCGGTACGACGCGCAACCGGATCGCCGCTCGGCTCGGGGAGGCGAGCGGGCTGCGTGCCGGAGGGGACTACTTCCTGGCGTTCAGCCCGGAGCGCGTGTCGTCCGGCCGCGTGTTCCGTGACCTCGCCCGGTACCCCAAGCTCGTCGGCGGTATCGACGACGAGAGCGGCCGGCGCGCCGTCGACTTCTACAACAGCGCGCTCGACTTCGAGGAACGCGACGACCTCCCGCGGCGGAACGGGGCATGGGACCTGGGGTCGGCGGAAGCCGCCGAGCTGGCCAAGCTGGCGGAGACGACCTATCGCGACGTGAACATCGGCCTCGCGAACCAGTTCGCGCTGTACGCGGAGAGCATCGGCGTCGACTTCCTCGAGGTCGCCGCGGCCTGCAACTCGCAACCGTTCAGCCACCTGCACCGTCCCGGTATCGCGGTCGGCGGCCACTGCATCCCGGTGTACCCGTGGTTCTACCTGGGTGGTGACCCGGCGGCGACGATCGTGCGTGCTGCTCGCGAGGCGAATCGGGCGATGCCGGAACGCTGTGTGGACATGCTGGCCGAGCGGTACGGCGACCTGACCGGAGCGGTCGTCGTGGTGCTCGGCGCGTGCTACCGGGGCGGGGTGAAGGAGACGGCGTTCTCGGGGGTCTTCGCGACGGTCGACGCGTTGCGCCGGCGCGGAGCACGGCCCCAGGTCGAGGATCCCCTGCTGACCGCGGAGGAGCTCTCCGGTCTCGGCCTGGAGCCGTACCGCTCCGGCACGGTCGTCGACGCCGCTGTGCTGCAGGCCGACCACGTCGAGTACCAGGAGTTGACGCCGAGCGACCTACCCGGGGTGAAGGTGGTTCTCGACGGACGGGGGGTCCTGGACCCCGCGCGGTGGCCCGGAGTACCGGTCTTGCGCCTGGGTCGCGGCAGCAGATGAGGCCTGCAGCTGTCGAGCCGGGTCTCGGGCGGTGCACGTCAGCTGGCTGGGGCAGATACTGGGCGACTCACAGTTCGCGAGCCCAGGGGGCCGGGATGGTCGCGAGAACCGAGATCCGCGCGGTGCCGCGCCGAGGCGCCGCGTCAGCGTTGGTGCTTCTGCTGGCCGTGGTCACATCCGCATGTGGCGGGGGAGGAACGGGCCCGGGCCCGAACGCACCGGTTCCGCCGACCGGGCAGGGGCTGCCCGCGGAGACGGCCGGGTTCTGCACCGCTGCGGTCGACCTCGCGGCGGTGGTGAACGACGGCCCCGACGTCCCCAACCCGCCACCTCCCCCGGAGGACGTGGCGGCCGCCTTCGACGAGTACCAGGCGCGGCTGGAGCCGCCGCTGACGGCGATGGAGCAGTCGGTGCCCCCCGCCCTGCAGCAGGACATCGCCACGATCGCTCGGCAGGCGCGCTATGCCGTCGCCACCAACGACGAGGCACCGCTCAACACTCCCGAATACGACACCGCGGCGAGCAGGCTGCGCGCGTTCATGATCACCGAGTGCCGGTTCGAACAGGTCCGGGTCACTGCCGTCGAGTACCGGTTCGACGGCATCCCTCCGGCACTTCCGGCGGGCACCGTCGCGTTCACGATGTCCAACCAGGGTGCGGAGACGCACGAGCTGGACGTGTACCGGATCAACGAGGGCGTTCCACAGCCCTTCCCGGAGCTCGTCCTGCTGCCGGACGACCAGAGGGATGTCGTGCTCACCTCGGTCGGAGAGATCAGTGCCAGCCCGGGCGCCGCCGATACCGAGTTCATGACCCTCATCCCCGGCCGGTACGGGGTTGCGTGCCCCGTCCCGCAGGGAACGACGCCGACGGCGGACGGCACGGGCCCTCCGCATGCCGCTCTCGGGATGGTCGCGGAGTTCGCCGTCAACTGAAACGGACGAAGGGGGGAGCCACGTCGTGATCACGCCGAAGAGAGTTCTCGTCCTGTCCCCGCACACGGACGACGCGGAGCTGGGCTGCGGGGGCACGATGGCCCGTTGGATCGACGAGGGCGCGGAGATGTTCACGGCCGCGTTCTCGACCGCCGAGAAATCCTTGCCTCCGGGCTCCAAGGAGTACCGCCTGAAGGACGAGTGCCACCTGGCGCTCGACGAGATCGGCGTCCCACGGGCGAACCGGTTCATCTTCGACTACCCGGTCCGGGAGCTCGGCTACCACCGTCAGGAGGTGCTCGAGCAGATGGTCCGTCTCAACCGGGAGCTCGAGCCCGAGGTCATCCTCTCGCCGTCCGGAACCGACCTGCACCAGGACCACGCCGTGGTCCACAACGAGTGCGTCCGGGTGTTCCGACATCTGACGATCATGGGCTACGAGCTGCCGTGGAACCACATCACGTTCCCGACTCAGGCGTTCGTGGTGCTCCAGGAGGAGCACCTCCGCCGGAAGTGGGCCGCCTTGACGAAGTACGAGAGCCAGCTCGAGATGGCCAGGCCGTACTTCCGCTACGACTTCATCGAGTCGATGGCGAGGGTCCGCGGCGTGCAGGTGAAGACCGAGTTCGCCGAGGCGTACGAGATGATCAGGATCCGTCTGTGATCGTCTCGGTGCACCAACCGAACTTCGCACCGTGGCTCGGGTTCTTCGACAAGATGGTGCACTCCGACGTCATGGTCCTGCTGGACTCGGTCCAGTTCATCAAGCGTGGGTACCAGAACCGGGCGAAGATCAAAGGGACTGGCGGGCCGCAGTGGCTGACGATCCCCGTCATCTCGAAGGGACGGTACGACCAGCTCACCCGTGACGTCGAGATCGACGAAAGCCGCGGCTGGCGGAGCGTGCACCTCCGGACGCTGCAGAGCGTGCTCGCCAAGGCTCCGCACCGCGACGAGGTGCTGGACTTCCTCGATCCGATCTACGCCAAGGAGGAGCTGCACAACCTCGCGGACTTCAACACCGCGCTGATCCGCGGCGTCGTCGAGCGCCTCGGTATCACGACGCAGCTGCTCATGGCGTCGGAACTCGGCTGTCAAGGCAGCTCGTCGCGGCTCATGCTGAACCTGACCAAAGCGGTCGGCGGCGAGACGTACCTGTCCGGTCCCAGCGGCAGCAACTACCTCGAGCCGGAGATGTTCCCCGCCGAAGGAGTGAAGCTGCAGTACCACCGTTTCGAGCCGTTCGAGTACCCGCAAGCGTTCCCGCCGTTCGCCCCAGGGCTCAGTTGCCTCGACTACCTCGCGAACGTCGGGTTCCGTCTCTGGGGCGGGTCCACCGCGTGCGGAACTTGACGAGCCCGCCGAGGAAACCCATGCCGTAGCCGACATGCAGCGCCGCGAACACGGCTGGTAGCACCGGCAGGTGTCGCCAGCCGTGTTCGCGGGCGATCGAGACCGACGCCGCCCCTGCGGCGAGTCCGTAGGCGACGATGGTGGCGAGCAGTCCTCGTCGCGCCGCACCGCTGGCCGGGGTGAGCACCGTGCCGGCCAGCAGCGTCGCGGCGAACGCGGGGGGCACGAACTGGCGTGCACTCATCTGCCGAGGGTGCTTCTGCAGCACCCGGACCTTCCACATGCCGTACTGCCGGTACTGCCGGAAGACCGTCCGCAATGAGCTGCGACTGTAGTAGACCGACCGGATCCTGTCCGTGAGGAGAATCCGCCCACCCTCGGACCTCAGGCGGTAGTTGAACTCGTCGTCCTGGTTGCGGACCAACTCGGCGTCGAATGGTCCGATGCGGTCGAACACAGATCGGGGCCAGGCACCCATGTACACCGTGTCCACCCACTTCTCACCCCGGACGTAGTGGAAGTGGGAGTTGCCCACGCCGAAGGGCGATGAGGTCGCCAGGGCGATCGCCTGGGCGACGAGGCCGTCGCCAACCGCCGCCATCCGCCCACCGACGTTGTCTGCGCCGGACCGATCGAGCGCTCGGACGCACTCGGCGACGTAGTCGGGCTCGATGACGGTGTGACCGTCGACACGAACGATGACGTCGCCGTCGGCGAGCGCGAGTGCGGCGTTGAACCCGGTTGGGACGATGCGTCCAGGATTGTCCACGATCCGAACCACGTGTTGCGGATGCGTCCTTGCCAGGTCCTCGACGACAG
This window harbors:
- a CDS encoding SRPBCC domain-containing protein, encoding MQWTLEVVQVPVADVDRAKAFYAEQLGFAVDFDVRADEEHRFVQLTPPGSGCSIQLAAGYFDDMVPGSLRGLVLVVPDIRAARAELVERGVDNGGVVVTEDGTSFRPARDGDALDNVGFVHFSDPDGNQWSLQQISSRGPATHDLAATRVLDAPLEEAWKAWTEPEYVMRWWGPTGFTSPLAEMDVREGGTSLVCMRAPAEYGGQDMYNTWTYQEVRAPERLEFVLDFTDADRALLPDEAIPPGVPRAVRHVVTLRPAEGGRTELTVREFGYGTPDARDISRAGLEQCLDKMEALFRRTAD
- a CDS encoding sugar transferase, producing the protein MGWDAIGWAIALTLALALRYEFDLDARDVSGIVQLIAVAVVAQVLIGVALQVYRGRHCIGSVDNIVDTSAAIALSGFVVFVANVVSVAEWIPRSVAIIGTPIMLLIAVGSRIGVGLYRDRRSRPDHSTAQRVIIFGAGVEGQQLSWSMFTDPDARYLPVAFLDDDPRRRALRVSGVGVQGTSADVAEVAARSQADLLAITGHHVDDVAIREITRVAADAGLEVKVVAPLAELLKPVPAALLIPSQAGSAGGGGRAVTRLPAAVESRAKRVVDITLSLIALIVFLPAFVVIPLVLMLTSGEVVYRAKRVGLGGEIFTMFKFTTMAPGDGGPRLTRAGDPRITRFGRWLRVTKLNELPQLVNVVKGEMSLVGPRPEDPRYAAYYSAEQRKVLAVRPGLASLAFLRFGDEEAYIERINPPDIETYYLNELLPEKLAIELRYVRNWTLRGDFRILARTLTGLLR
- a CDS encoding acyltransferase codes for the protein MTAEPDTHQVAATADVAGTARIGPGTRIWHLAQVEDGASLGRSCTVGRGACIGPGVTIGDHVKIQNYALVYAPASLGHGVFVGPAAVLTNDLHPRAVDSAGRLKSGDDWTPVGVAVREGASLGARSVCVAPVVIGRWAMVGAGAVVVSDVPDFALVVGVPARRIGWVGRAGVPLRQGDDGLWSCPQTGERYHEVDGNLDDFRT
- a CDS encoding DegT/DnrJ/EryC1/StrS family aminotransferase — its product is MTSAPEKIGIEPIPASGLQLGDGERAAIERVLASGMLAQGPEVAAFEAEFAEHVAGRPCVAVSSGTSALLLGLLALGIGPGDEVVVPSFSFAATANTVVLAGARPVFVDIEPRHFDLDPDAVRAAITERTAAIVAVHLYGHPAAMALLTEIADAHGLAIVEDAAQAHLARLAGRPVGTFGPVAAFSFYPTKNMTTGEGGMVVCADDATARRVRLLRNQGMEKRYANEVVGYNARMTDLQAAIGRVQLSRLPEWTNTRRRNAAFLTEALGAVAARSGLVLPSVAPAAEPVWHQYTVRAPRRDDVVARLSELGVPTGVYYPTPIHRLPAYDLDLDLPRTAEAARQVLSLPVHPNLSAAQLDHIIDAVERAVSS
- a CDS encoding Gfo/Idh/MocA family protein, yielding MNGILRAGLVGLGHMGRHHVRVLRSLPGVEFVAAVDAREDVRQRGAATGLEVVESVSELVRRGIDLCVVSSPTGTHEEIALELAEAGVATLIEKPVSHSSKSAQKILEAFQRSGVVGCVGHIERYNPALQQMRLRLDHGELGELYQVFTRRQGPFPARIADSGVIMDLASHDIDLTAWVTRSSYRSIAARTAHRSGREHEDLVSTVAELENGVVVTHLVNWLSPLKERVTTVTGERGCFTADTVTADLTFFKNGSEPVQWDRVASFRGVTEGDMIRYAIPKPEPLSTELSNFVAAVRGEAAEVVSLEEGLVTVRVAELMRESARAGRTVEVVL
- a CDS encoding nucleotide sugar dehydrogenase; this translates as MRVTVVGLGKIGLPLAVQFAGRGHHTVGADIDESVIRAVEDARPPFPNEADLDERLAKVVADGFLEATTDTAAAVAAGEVVVVVVPLYVDARGEPEFSAIDAATRDIGRGLRPGTLVTYETTLPVGTTRNRIAARLGEASGLRAGGDYFLAFSPERVSSGRVFRDLARYPKLVGGIDDESGRRAVDFYNSALDFEERDDLPRRNGAWDLGSAEAAELAKLAETTYRDVNIGLANQFALYAESIGVDFLEVAAACNSQPFSHLHRPGIAVGGHCIPVYPWFYLGGDPAATIVRAAREANRAMPERCVDMLAERYGDLTGAVVVVLGACYRGGVKETAFSGVFATVDALRRRGARPQVEDPLLTAEELSGLGLEPYRSGTVVDAAVLQADHVEYQELTPSDLPGVKVVLDGRGVLDPARWPGVPVLRLGRGSR
- a CDS encoding PIG-L deacetylase family protein, with amino-acid sequence MITPKRVLVLSPHTDDAELGCGGTMARWIDEGAEMFTAAFSTAEKSLPPGSKEYRLKDECHLALDEIGVPRANRFIFDYPVRELGYHRQEVLEQMVRLNRELEPEVILSPSGTDLHQDHAVVHNECVRVFRHLTIMGYELPWNHITFPTQAFVVLQEEHLRRKWAALTKYESQLEMARPYFRYDFIESMARVRGVQVKTEFAEAYEMIRIRL
- a CDS encoding WbqC family protein codes for the protein MIVSVHQPNFAPWLGFFDKMVHSDVMVLLDSVQFIKRGYQNRAKIKGTGGPQWLTIPVISKGRYDQLTRDVEIDESRGWRSVHLRTLQSVLAKAPHRDEVLDFLDPIYAKEELHNLADFNTALIRGVVERLGITTQLLMASELGCQGSSSRLMLNLTKAVGGETYLSGPSGSNYLEPEMFPAEGVKLQYHRFEPFEYPQAFPPFAPGLSCLDYLANVGFRLWGGSTACGT
- a CDS encoding glycosyltransferase family 2 protein; this encodes MSNDVIGKPHVTVIMPIRNEERFIARSLGAVLGQHYPPDRMQVLVADGMSEDSTRAVVEDLARTHPQHVVRIVDNPGRIVPTGFNAALALADGDVIVRVDGHTVIEPDYVAECVRALDRSGADNVGGRMAAVGDGLVAQAIALATSSPFGVGNSHFHYVRGEKWVDTVYMGAWPRSVFDRIGPFDAELVRNQDDEFNYRLRSEGGRILLTDRIRSVYYSRSSLRTVFRQYRQYGMWKVRVLQKHPRQMSARQFVPPAFAATLLAGTVLTPASGAARRGLLATIVAYGLAAGAASVSIAREHGWRHLPVLPAVFAALHVGYGMGFLGGLVKFRTRWTRPRDGTRRSRGSRGN